A stretch of the Vicia villosa cultivar HV-30 ecotype Madison, WI unplaced genomic scaffold, Vvil1.0 ctg.000217F_1_1_3, whole genome shotgun sequence genome encodes the following:
- the LOC131625430 gene encoding signaling peptide TAXIMIN 2-like, which produces MEEEGCECRPLGFLLGLPFALLALILSLVGAVIWTLGSILSCLCPCCICCTGLANLAVSLVKLPIKVLRWFTHQIPC; this is translated from the exons ATGGAAGAAGAAGGTTGCGAATGCAGACCCTTGGGTTTCTTGCTTGGATTACCCTTCGCTCTCTTGGCTTTGATTTTATCTCTAGTTGGAGCAGTTATCTGGACTTTAGG TTCTATATTGAGTTGTTTGTGTCCATGTTGCATTTGCTGTACTGGATTGGCGAATTTGGCTGTGAGTCTTGTGAAGCTTCCGATTAAGGTTCTAAGATGGTTTACTCATCAAATTCCTTGCTAG